The Anguilla rostrata isolate EN2019 chromosome 2, ASM1855537v3, whole genome shotgun sequence genome contains the following window.
taAATCTCGGCCCGCTCCTGACTCGCTCTCGCTcgatcagcctgcaaattagccagctcttcttctgtgtattccggctcgaatcgatagggcacaacaatcccCTTCAtccttcgtcctcagacattttcggtttcgctagctagtagtaataAACACTATTTCTACCATagacacatatatgtatatatgtctatgatttttacgaccaacctaatgttattgtctgcaggtacgcccacatcagaagtcgcacaatgatatgcatccttgAGTTCAACACTGAAATGCCTGGGTCTACTTCTTGCATTTGTATAGGAAAACAACAAAGCAGCgtaaatattaacataatgaaataactcaTTGAATAGTGATGggcaacacattcattagaaggacaatatcagtcatgagaagcagaagtgttataaagtgcaattcccctttactACACTACAGCCTTGACATCTAGCTGGTCAAGACTCTTACACTGACTGCAGTGACCATTTGGCACATTTACTTGGTTTATTAGTCCCAGTACTTCCTTATGACATTCCTATACACCATAAGAGTTGCTACCCATACTAGATTTTCCAGAATTGTTTCGAATTCTGGTCAGGCATCTGAAGGACGGCAGAATGTAAAGAAtgtgtcagctgctgcagtaggACCTGTTTGGTTAGGACTAAATCCCTTTCCCTGTTTCTCTCCAGGAGCTGCAGTTCTGAACACCTTTGAGCAGTAGTATGATCCAGACTGGAGTCGGGTCTGAAACAggacactgagacaacactaccagagctcactgagcagcacaggatcGGACAGAAAAAAGGATTCAGTGGGCTGGAGTCTGTccacatggcagagtcagagacagagtgtgctgcagcaggactcaacacactggagtgtgttacagcacacagcggggtcagtgatgtacaccatacacacacatcactgattaaaacagaaCCTGATCtgggctccacccacactggGGATCTTAAGACTGAGAGCCTAGACAGTACAGAGCTGGGATATGTAACCCATCTGCATCCtgaccaaatcaaaacagaGACTGATGATGGAGGATATCTTAAGGCAGAACACTTCAGTGACTTGcaggattttaattttaagtctGATAAAATGAAGTGTGAGTACAATGAAAGTTTAGTGAGTGATCTCACAAATTCTGCGATGAATGGAGCTGGTTCCTTTCAAAACAAGATAATTCACAggaataaatgtgaaattaatacaGATGATAAGCCGTACAAGTGTATGCAGTGTGAGAAGCGTTTTCGTGCAAaagctgatttaaaaacacacctgagaattcatacaggtgaaaaaccctacaGATGTTTTGAATGCAAGAAGTGCTTTTCCCAACTAGGTCATTTAATTTCTCACCGGAGagttcatacaggtgaaaagccctacaattgtaatcagtgtgggaagtgtttttccaaaatgactAATTTAAGTACCCACTTGAAAATTCATACAGGCGAAAAACCATATAAATGTACGcactgtgggaagtgtttttcccgCATATCTAATTTAAGATGCCACCTGGGTtctcatacaggtgaaaagccatacaagtgtTCTTGTTGTGAGAAGTGCTTTACCAGATTATGTCATTTAAATCGCCACCAGAGAAGTCATACAGGTAATCCCTACAATTGTTATCGGTGTGAGAAGTGCTTTTCCACGAAAAAACTTTTATATGTACATCAGAGAAGTCATACAAGTGAAAAGtgtactcagtgtgggaagtgtttcgGAACAAATTCAGCTTTAATTagacacctgagaattcatacaggtgaaaagccctacacgTGCATTCactgtgggaagtgcttttctcAAAGAGCTCATTTATGTGGCCACATGAAAATTCATGCAGGTGAAAAGCCTTCCGTACAcatttagtttttcatttagaaaataaataaataactattttaAATGACTGCCGAAAAGTTTGTACAGGTGGGAGATTCTTGTGGGAAGTATTTTATGAAAGCCTACTTTGTGATCTGGGCTATTTTGTGTAGGAAGTGTTTCTGGTGTTCATCCAATGTAAAATAACACCTGAAAATTTATTCAAAAACCCCTTCTTATCTTTTCATTAAAACTCCAGACAATTCTTACAAATGAAAAGGCATTGACATGTACTCAGTGGAACGTTTGTCAGTCTTGCATCATTTAAATCTGTTATATTTTTGCCAAAAATGCTTGAAAGGTTGTATAATTTTACCCCATTGGACAAATTGTAAATGTGAGAAGTCATGAGCTCAGTGGTTCTTTATGTTCATTTCAACACCAGAAAATTCCATCAGAAACTAGTTGTGAGTAACCCATATGGAAAGTATGCTGACTATTGTAAATTGTAGACTTCAGacagtatgtttttttcagaGATAGCAGTTGAGGGCCATTGTTTCACAGTTTTATTTACTGTTgtatatgaaatgtttattaaataattttgcacTGACTGTACACTTACCAAGGCCTTTATGACGTGTTCATTTCTGGGTTCTCCTTTCTAGgcctgtgtgtaaatgtagttTAATTAATGTTGCTCATAATGCATAACACTAATTGTGCAAGAACGAAATTTGAGTCATTAGGTGTGAActgttgtaattattttgaacattttcaatTTGTCTGAATGTGAAGTTTTTCATCTTTAAAGAATGTCATAGATATCTGAACTAAATAAAAAGTTGTGACAAACATGTAATTAATGGTGTACGTGTGGTGGCTAAAACATACAAGACAGAAAATCCAGGTGAAACTAGGGGTGTGAACCTCCGGGTATCACTGATAGAAAACGATTTTGATTCTTGAGGCAACGTAATTTGGCAATATGACAAAAATTGCTACGATACTGTCCAGAACTATCTAATGTAGTAGGAAGCACTCTTTTCATAATCCTGCTAACACAATTCTGTTACAATGTACAGATATGAACAAAATGAGGGTGAGAGTGCTAGAACTTACTGACAGGTTTAACAGAAGGGAAAATGGCACCAGCATGAGTGATGATTGCGTCCAATTGGAAACATAAACAATGATGTTGGCAGTGTTTCTAGAGAACAAGCCGCCATAAGATTATTGACATAAATGTTTTGCTATGATTCGTAAAGATACAGATCAATTTTACATATTGTATCGACTGGATTGGATTGTTGCCTTTTGAACCAATACATTGATCCTGATCGAATTTATGATTGTGAGAGgcaattatgattttaaaaaatgactgcaTACAAGACGGACATGCGTATagagtgagcaccataattcattggacagtgacacattttttggtattttggttctgtactctagcactttgagtttgaaaggatacaatgccaatgaggttgaagtgcagactgtcagctttaatttgagtgtattttcatacatatctgATGGACTGTTTCGAAATTATAGAATCTTTTGTCCATAGTCCCCCAcattttcgggcatcaaaaaatattggacattttaacataatgtagaataaagtaatcattttaaatatttggctGCATGTGCTTTGCATGCAATGCCTGCTTGAAGTCTGCTTCGCATCGACATCACCTgacactgggtatcttccctggtgatgctctgccaggcctgtactgcagccatcttcagttcctgcttgtttcggggactttttgccttcggtctcctcttcagcatgtaaaatacatgttcaattggattcacatccggtgattgactcggccagtcaaggattttccactttttggccaaaaacccctttgttgctctagcagtatgtttcgggtcattgtcttgttgcatgatgccgtccaatgagtttgtaggcatttggttttatctgagcagataaaatatttctgtggacTTCAGAATTCGTTGTCTACTCTGCGGTGCATCAATGCTCGTGAGACAGTGGCCTGTTCAACTGGCAGCTACAGGCCAAGCATAACACCCTCCATCAttcacggatgaggtggtatgcttggATCATGGTATTTcgttttttctccacacttccTCTTTCATCATCCGTACTGTTATCTTTGTCTATCTGTAAGGAAGCAAGATGTGGGGTGAACATGAATATGGAAAATGTGATCAAGATGCAAAAATCAAATGTTGCACCTGTGGCGGTGAACACAGTGCTGCTTTTGGAGGATCTCCTGTTCAAAGGCAAGCTAGAGAGGTGCAGAAATATAAAGTAACAAACCAGGTATCTTATGCTGAAGCAGTTAAAAAAGTGAAGGAAAGCAAGCTAGCCAGATTCAGAGTAACAAGTGGTGAATAGCGCAAGAGAGTTTGAGAATAGATGACCAATAGAGGTTCCGTCTCCCACCCCAAGTCagagacaaacagaaatattgtaaagcgctttggataaaagcgctatataaatgcagtccatttaccatttaccaaataaatCCAAGTATAAATGAGATTAATGAGGACACATTGATTGTGGATAAAATCAGCTTTGTTGCGTCCATCTGTAAGACTGTGAATGTGGCAAtgcaataaaagaaacaaagtgACAGAATCATGACAATTGTAGAGGCAGCTATAGAGATATTGGGGATTGAAGAAGTTAAGGTTGATCTGATTCATGGGATGTTGAACCCTTCTAATTATGATGGGCTGTCTCAAGGTGATTAGTTTCCTCACAGTATTTAATATCCTCCAATGGAATGCCAGAAGTTTAATTGCGAATAGACAAGAGTTCAAGAAGGTTGTAGGCTGATCTGGAAGCTGTACCTGATGCTATTTGTATACAAGAAACATGGTTATGACCACACTTGGGCTTTGTCATGTCAGGTTACGGCTCTGTTAGATGTGACAGAATTGGAAAACAAGGTGGAGGATGTGTAACATTCATTAAGGATACTTTAGCATATAGAAGAGTAGATGTTCCAAGTGAGTATGAATGTATAGTGATAGAAATGTGTAGCCCCAGAGGAGATCTCAAATTAGTAAATTTGTATAATCCTTGTAAGAAGTtgtcaatgcaaatatttcatgaGATCTCATAAAGTGTTGATAGAAGAGAAATATGGTGTTTAGATTGTATTGCTCGCAATACTCTATGGGGCAGTGAACATACTGACACAAATGGAGAAGTAGTTGAAAAACTATTTGAGGAGAGATCACTTACTTGTCTCAATGATGGAAGAAGTATCAGGGTGTATGTTACAAGAAATTCAGTTTCATGCCTAGATCTTACCTTAGTCTCTGGAAATATGAGTAATTCATGTGAAAGAATGTAAAGAATGAATCTAACATAGGGAGTGATCACTTTCCGATATTATGCTCTATGAATTTTGATATGTATGTTCAGGAAGGTAACGTAATTGAAAGATTGTGTTTTCCTATAGCTGACGGAATATTTAGAGAATGTTGTATTGAGTACACTGAACGAATATCTATAGAGGGTGATATAGATAACTGTACAGGAGCAGTGACTTCCATGATTATTAGTGCTGCATCAATATGCATTCCTAAGAGCACAGTgaatgggaaaaagaaaatggttccACGGTGGAatgatgaatgtaaaaatgctataaaAGAGAGAAATCATGCATTCAGAATATTAAGAAATCATTTGAGTCAATATAATCTGATTATCAAAGGAAGAGAGCTGTGGCACGGAAAATTATTAAGTCATCCCTGGAGAATGCATGGAGGCAATTCTGCTCCTCCATTAGCAGAGGAATATAATTGGGTAACATTTGGTCAGTGATTAAAAAGATGAGTGGGAAAAGAAAATCTGTAAAAACCCCTGTGCTTATGAATCCATGTGGAAAGAAGGACTTttgattaaaatgcataaaatgggTATTGGCGGAAGGCTATGCAACTGGGCTTTCGATTTCCTGTGTAGTCAGACATTCCATGTTAAAGTTGGAGATGCTGTTTCAGATGATTTTgttatttgtaaatgttattCCTGAAAGTAGTGCTATTAGCCCTATTCTGTTTAACATTATGataaatgatatttttatgaatgttggTAGAGATATTGGGTCATCGCTTTATACAGATGATGGGGCTTGTATGGTCAATGTATGGAAAGGGTAACAGAGTTCAAATATCTAGGGTTATGGTTTGatgagaaatgtttttggaGAACTCATGTTAAACacattgaaacaaaatgtaaaaaagtacTGAATctcatacaatacaatacaatacaatacaataagctCTTATATAGCGCTCTTCATGAGTACATCCCAGGGCGCTTTActataaaagataaataaaaaataaaaatgaataaataaatgaataaataaataacctaagACCTCAAAACTAAGAGGAATAGGCACATGAGAATAAGTAAGTCCTAAGATACGATTTAAAAGAACCAATTGTAGCTGCACCTCTGATATGGCTTGGGATTGAATTCCAGAGGCACGGTGCAGCGCAGCTAAAAGCTCTTCCCCCAGCTGTTTTTAATCGGCAACGAGGAACCACTAAAAGTTCAGCAGTAGCTGAACGCAGGGTACGACAGGGAACATAAGGTTCAATCAAATCCTGCAAATATGAAGGTCCAAAGCCATGCAATGCTTTGTAAGTAGTTAGCAACACTTTAAATTCAACCCTGGATTTAACAGGGAGCCAATGCAATGATTTAAGAACAGGAGTGATATGCTCTGAGCGGCGTGTGTGGGTAAGTACTCTGGCTGCTGCATTTTGTCCTAATTGAAGTCGCTGTAACGTAGAGTCTGGTAGGTAAACAAAGCATTGCAATAATCAAGCCTAGACATTATAAAGGCATGAACCAGATGTAGCCATATGCAAAAGAATTAATGATATATTATCTGTATTTACAGCAGAAATAGTTACTATAATCTTAGGATTACAATGGGTAGAAGAGGTCAGGCCTGAGAGAGTAGTCATTTGTTCAGACTCTACTGCAGCACTTAATAgtttgaattcaaaataaacaataagagATGATTTATTGATGGAAATATTTACGATAATTCTGAGAATACAAAGAGTTGGAATTAATGTACAATTTTGTTGGGTTCCTGCTCATGTTGGTGTGGAGAGAAATGAGAAAGCAGATGAAATTGCAAAGAGAGCGTTGAAATTAAATGACGATGAAATAATGAAAGTTCCCTTTGGAAAAGGTGAGGCCAAATCgttaaaaagaaagacagtgAGGTATTTGTGGCAGAAGAAGTGGGACATAGATGTCAAAGGAAGACACTATTACAGCATACAGAAATCAATTAAGATGAAGGCTTTCAAAGGGAAGTGCAGAAGAGAGGAAGTGGCTTTTTCAAGATTTGGACATGCTGGATTAAAttcaaatctttatttaatGGCAAAGtgtatttcaaaaaaatgtgatatttgtaATGTTCCCGAAATTTTCGCGCATGTCATAATGAGGTGTAAATATAATGGTAAATATAATTCAGAGAGGAACACTTTACGTAATAAGATATATGAGCTAGGACGGGGATGGAGTTTGGATTGGATTTTAGGGATGTGGTAGAAAATGTGGGAGTGCTGCAAGGctctctttattttcattactgaTACAGGATTAGATagtaaaacatagttttttGTCCTTTCTTTTGTGTAATCTGAAGTATGTAAAGCCCTGATGTTACACACTCCAgtacagtaggtggcggtatGCACCTATACACGTTTCTTCGCGAGCCGCATTTAAATTtagagaagaaaaagaggaagaaccTCCAACTCATTTGCTTTTTGCTTCACACAGCTTTTAACAGGCGTTTGGGATCATGCGCTGCTGTTTATGAACTACATAACGATAAACTAACAATTTAGTTTATTAACAGTGTCTGCAAACAATAGGGGTAAGTGTTTTAAAACCATAATCTTGATGCTTTTGCAGTTGTGTTGGTTTTGTTTACCAGGAAGCTCCAAATCAGGGTCCTGTTTCATGTCGCTACCTGGGTTACTCATCTAACCAATTCATTTGTTGACATTTGTGGATAATCTCAGAATTTTTGGTTTCATGGAGCTACTTCTCTGTTTAGCCAGAAATGTACCGAGGCAaggtacattattattattattattattattattattattattattattattattatttagcgaTGCTAAAAATATAGGAGTAATATTTAACTGTGTTAGTTAATTTGCTTTATTCATATAGTACAACGTACAGTGCTTCCCGTTTGAAGACAATagtaaaagcaaaatgaaaccaACTAGCAGGACACAGGATtacacagtaaatacagtagtaaataattagaaaattcaaacaaggtagagaagaaaatgaagaaataaaatgagaacCAGACAACCATTATAGCCAAAGAAGTGAAAATATAAGTAGCCTA
Protein-coding sequences here:
- the LOC135249380 gene encoding zinc finger protein 501-like isoform X3 gives rise to the protein MAESETECAAAGLNTLECVTAHSGVSDVHHTHTSLIKTEPDLGSTHTGDLKTESLDSTELGYVTHLHPDQIKTETDDGGYLKAEHFSDLQDFNFKSDKMKCEYNESLVSDLTNSAMNGAGSFQNKIIHRNKCEINTDDKPYKCMQCEKRFRAKADLKTHLRIHTGEKPYRCFECKKCFSQLGHLISHRRVHTGEKPYNCNQCGKCFSKMTNLSTHLKIHTGEKPYKCTHCGKCFSRISNLRCHLGSHTGEKPYKCSCCEKCFTRLCHLNRHQRSHTGNPYNCYRCEKCFSTKKLLYVHQRSHTSEKCTQCGKCFGTNSALIRHLRIHTGEKPYTCIHCGKCFSQRAHLCGHMKIHAGEKPSVHI